A section of the Humulus lupulus chromosome 2, drHumLupu1.1, whole genome shotgun sequence genome encodes:
- the LOC133815183 gene encoding uncharacterized protein LOC133815183: MPLPTESNDLVDIKQRDNEPLKDYIRCFMQEATKVKSLSDNGKFIAINSGIKIKSPFWSSFKRKFACTTQEFLDWEEEFIKLEEAERKVDNPSQAATGQGKTEVGNTTNITGESKNGAKNGKCGWKANVAESSNNHNDSKKPKTTEQPKPREYVPKFTTYSILMESPTDVFKATQTVVPCRRPPPMRKDVNRRDMTKLCWFHNDYSHETNECNHLKEEIEILIRQNNAHLKSKSREKYALSLRYEKDDDVLVIQEHTPKQPHYECEPIIFNAEDTGHVHHPHNDPLVVEVQIANMIVARKMIDLRSSTNILFKNTLERMNFNIKDLEPCEQLLYGFTGSSIAIVGSIRLPLMVGAAPKGNTVMDLFVVIDIPSPYNAMIGRPALYDL, from the exons ATGCCCCTTCCAACCGAGTCGAATGACCTGGTGGACATAAAACAAAGAGACAATGAACCTTTAAAGGACTACATTCGATGTTTTATGCAAGAGGCCACCAAGGTGAAATCCTTAAGCGATAATGGCAAATTTATAGCCATCAACTCAGGAATCAAAATAAAAAGTCCATTTTGGAGCAGCTTTAAGAGGAAGTTTGCATGTACCACCCAGGAATTCCTTGATTGGGAAGAAGAATTTATTAAGCTTGAGGAAGCTGAGCGGAAGGTGGATAACCCTAGCCAAGCAGCTACTGGACAGGGGAAGACAGAAGTTGGAAACACCACTAACATAACTGGAGAAAGCAAAAATGGGGCCAAAAATGGCAAATGTGGCTGGAAGGCAAACGTGGCTGAAAGTAGTAATAATCATAATGACAGCAAGAAGCCTAAAACTACCGAGCAGCCCAAACCACGAGAATATGTTCCTAAGtttactacttactccatccTGATGGAGTCCCCAACAGATGTTTTCAAAGCTACCCAGACGGTCGTACCATGCAGAAGACCTCCACCGATGAGGAAGGATGTTAACAGACGGGATATGACTAAATTATGTTGGTTTCACAATGACTACagtcatgaaaccaatgaatgtaaccacctgAAGGAAGAGATAGAAATCCTCATTCGACAGAATAATGCtcatctgaagag CAAGTCACGAGAAAAATATGCTCTTTCCCTTAGATATGAGAAGGACGATGACGTACTAGTTATCCAGGAGCATACTCCCAAACAGCCTCACTATGAATGTGAGCCCATCATATTCAACGCAGAAGACACGGGTCATGTGCATCAtccacataatgatcctttggttgTGGAAgtccagattgccaacatgattgtGGCCCGGAAAATGATCGACCTTAGGTCATCCACCAACATCCTGTTCAAGAATACCCTGGAGCGAATGAATTTCAACATCAAAGATTTGGAGCCATGTGAACAGTTGTTGTACGGGTTCACAGGAAGCAGCATAGCCATAGTAGGAAGCATAAGGCTGCCTCTAATGGTGGGGGCGGCACCTAAGGGCAACACTGTCATGGATTTGTTCGTTGTAATTGACATTCCTTCTCCATATAATGCCATGATAGGCCGACCAGCCCTATATGATCTCTGA